One stretch of Arachis hypogaea cultivar Tifrunner chromosome 20, arahy.Tifrunner.gnm2.J5K5, whole genome shotgun sequence DNA includes these proteins:
- the LOC112782868 gene encoding G-type lectin S-receptor-like serine/threonine-protein kinase B120, with amino-acid sequence MATVFYQHVSILFLLCFFFFLCFCAMFSAAAARSSITTAQFIRNRDNLVSDGNNFEMGFFTYDNYNNTYVGIWYYTIPQPYVIWVANRDYPIKGDGGAITIQQDGNLVIFDEQKRKVWSSNVTISANNKTTEAVLGDDGNLVLTLTDSGKKVWQSFEDPSDTYLPGMKVPANPSKGKKNFVFTSWKSAKDPSTGKYTMGVDPESLPQIVVWEAGERRWRSGYWNGGVFTGVDMTGSVLEGFTINKGDKSSYFSYSVPNGSDKVRFQITWDGYEKELKWDPSQKQWNETQRGPSNDCEVYNKCGSFSACDISSGSPVCKCLKGFQQRGGVGGGCKRVTPLKAEKTTSEVGVKEDGFQRRRCMRLPDFAQQGNPLGADNCESFCLKNSSCTAYANVSGIGCMVWYGELVDLQDFRGNVGETLFIRLAASDLVTDDGGKKNKIVIVTAIIAGLISIGIFVFIVWRCKAKLKLKVSSASCRKNSDVIPIYDASKSKEMSTEFSASADLSLEGNELSGPELPLFNFNCISIATDNFSQGNKLGEGGFGPVYKGKLPSGEQIAVKRLSRHSCQGLEEFKNEMMLIAKLQHRNLVRQMGCSIRGEEKLLVYEYMPNKSLDRFLFDPVKQTELDWARRYDIIEGIARGLLYLHRDSRLRIIHRDLKASNILLDENMNPKISDFGLARIFGGNQNEGNTTRVVGTYGYMAPEYAMEGLFSVKSDVYSFGVLLLEIVSGRRNTSFRHSDDTSLIGYAWHLWNEGRAMELVDPCIRESSPKDKALRCINIGMLCVQDSASHRPNMSNVVLMLESETTTLPLPSQPLVTSMRRSEDREFHMEGLDVSNDLTVTMVVGR; translated from the exons ATGGCTACTGTGTTTTACCAACACGTGTCTATTCTGTTTTTgctctgtttcttcttcttcctctgtttCTGTGCTATGTTTTCTGCTGCAGCTGCCAGGTCCAGCATCACAACCGCTCAGTTCATTAGGAACCGTGACAATCTCGTCTCAGATGGAAACAACTTCGAAATGGGTTTCTTCACTTATGATAATTATAACAACACTTACGTTGGGATTTGGTACTACACCATTCCTCAACCATACGTCATATGGGTCGCTAACAGAGACTACCCCATCAAAGGCGATGGTGGCGCTATAACTATCCAACAAGATGGAAACTTGGTTATCTTCGATGAACAAAAGCGCAAAGTATGGTCAAGTAATGTCACGATTTCTGCGAATAACAAGACCACTGAAGCTGTTCTTGGTGATGATGGAAACCTCGTACTTACACTCACAGATTCTGGGAAAAAGGTATGGCAGAGCTTTGAGGATCCAAGCGATACGTATTTACCGGGTATGAAGGTTCCAGCGAATCCTTCAAAGGGGAAGAAGAACTTTGTCTTCACTTCATGGAAATCAGCCAAGGACCCTTCAACTGGGAAATACACAATGGGGGTTGATCCTGAGAGTTTGCCTCAGATTGTGGTTTGGGAAGCAGGGGAAAGAAGGTGGAGGAGTGGTTACTGGAATGGAGGAGTCTTCACTGGTGTGGACATGACAGGAAGCGTGCTAGAGGGTTTCACTATTAACAAAGGCGATAAAAGCTCTTACTTTTCTTATAGCGTGCCCAATGGTAGTGATAAGGTAAGGTTTCAGATAACTTGGGATGGGTATGAGAAAGAGTTGAAGTGGGATCCTTCTCAGAAACAATGGAATGAGACACAGAGAGGGCCTTCTAATGATTGTGAGGTTTACAACAAGTGTGGTAGTTTCTCAGCTTGTGATATTAGTTCAGGTTCACCTGTTTGTAAGTGCTTAAAAGGGTTTCAACAAAgaggtggtgttggtggtgggtGTAAGAGGGTGACACCACTCAAAGCTGAAAAGACAACCTCTGAGGTTGGTGTCAAAGAAGATGGATTCCAGAGGCGTCGCTGCATGAGGCTGCCCGATTTTGCGCAGCAAGGAAACCCCCTTGGCGCTGACAACTGTGAGAGCTTTTGCTTGAAGAATAGTTCTTGCACTGCTTATGCTAATGTTAGTGGGATTGGGTGCATGGTTTGGTATGGGGAGTTGGTTGATCTTCAAGATTTTAGAGGAAATGTAGGAGAAACACTTTTCATTCGTTTAGCTGCTTCTGATTTAG TTACAGATGATGGAGGGAAAAAGAACAAGATTGTGATAGTAACAGCTATTATAGCAGGATTAATCTCTATAGGGATTTTTGTATTTATAGTATGGAGGTGCAAGGCAAAACTCAAACTCAAAG TTTCGTCCGCTTCATGTCGCAAGAATAGTGATGTAATACCAATTTATGATGCAAGCAAGAGTAAAGAGATGTCGACAGAATTTTCAGCATCAGCTGATCTTAGTTTGGAGGGTAATGAGCTAAGTGGACCAGAACTTCcacttttcaattttaattgcATTTCCATAGCCACAGACAACTTTTCACAAGGAAATAAGCTTGGGGAAGGGGGTTTCGGTCCTGTTTATAAG GGAAAGCTTCCAAGTGGAGAACAAATAGCTGTCAAAAGGCTTTCAAGACATTCCTGCCAAGGTTTGGAGGAGTTCAAGAATGAAATGATGCTGATAGCCAAACTACAACACAGAAATTTGGTTAGACAAATGGGTTGCTCTATTCGCGGTGAAGAAAAATTGCTTGTATATGAGTACATGCCGAACAAAAGCTTGGATCGCTTTTTATTTG ATCCGGTCAAGCAAACAGAGTTAGACTGGGCAAGACGCTATGATATAATTGAAGGCATTGCAAGAGGACTACTTTATCTACATCGAGATTCAAGACTAAGAATAATTCATCGAGATCTAAAAGCAAGCAATATTTTATTGGACGAAAACATGAACCCAAAAATCTCAGACTTCGGGCTGGCCAGGATATTTGGTGGAAACCAGAACGAAGGCAATACAACCAGAGTGGTTGGTACATA TGGTTATATGGCTCCAGAATATGCAATGGAAGGTCTATTTTCAGTTAAATCCGATGTATATAGTTTTGGTGTATTACTATTAGAGATTGTGAGTGGTCGGAGGAACACTAGCTTTCGTCACTCAGATGACACAAGTCTCATTGGATAT GCATGGCATCTTTGGAATGAAGGCAGAGCAATGGAGCTTGTAGACCCTTGCATACGTGAATCAAGTCCTAAAGACAAAGCTTTGAGGTGCATAAACATAGGAATGTTGTGTGTGCAAGATTCAGCATCTCATAGACCAAACATGTCCAATGTAGTGTTGATGCTAGAAAGTGAGACAACCACTCTTCCATTACCTTCACAACCTTTGGTCACTTCCATGAGGAGATCTGAGGACAGAGAATTTCATATGGAAGGTCTTGATGTTTCAAATGATTTAACTGTCACAATGGTGGTTGGAAGATAG